A single genomic interval of Methanolacinia paynteri harbors:
- a CDS encoding sugar phosphate nucleotidyltransferase yields MQVAILAGGLATRLRPKTDKIPKSMILINGKPFLEYQITFLKEGGFSDFVICSGYLSEQIEDYFGDGKKFGVNIQYSNDGDKLLGTGGALKNAEKLLNDEFFVIYGDSYVSLDFKNANSHFKKSGKLVLMTVYKNDNLYDISNIAVENGIVIKYDKKNNSKDLVYIDYGVLIFNKKVLEKIPANQSYPLENLIINLIEDQEVCAYETKERFYEIGSHTGLDEFKNFISQINNE; encoded by the coding sequence ATGCAGGTTGCGATTCTTGCAGGGGGTCTGGCAACCCGATTGAGGCCAAAAACGGATAAAATCCCAAAATCAATGATTTTAATAAATGGAAAACCATTTCTTGAATATCAAATTACTTTTTTGAAAGAAGGTGGATTTTCTGATTTTGTAATATGTTCCGGATATCTTTCAGAACAGATTGAAGATTATTTTGGCGACGGAAAGAAATTTGGAGTAAATATTCAGTATAGCAATGATGGAGATAAACTACTTGGAACCGGAGGAGCCCTTAAAAATGCAGAAAAACTACTAAACGACGAATTTTTTGTTATTTATGGCGACTCATACGTTTCCCTGGATTTTAAAAATGCAAATTCTCATTTTAAAAAATCAGGAAAACTGGTTCTCATGACTGTATATAAAAATGATAACTTATATGATATAAGCAATATTGCTGTTGAAAATGGCATCGTTATAAAATATGATAAAAAAAATAATTCAAAAGATTTGGTTTACATCGATTATGGAGTTCTTATTTTCAATAAAAAAGTGTTGGAGAAGATTCCAGCAAACCAGTCTTATCCTCTTGAGAATTTAATCATTAACCTTATTGAAGATCAGGAAGTTTGTGCATATGAAACAAAAGAGAGGTTTTACGAGATCGGATCACACACAGGATTAGATGAATTTAAAAACTTTATTTCTCAAATAAATAATGAATAA
- a CDS encoding glycosyltransferase family 2 protein, which yields MNENTAPKSINNRPYISVILPALNEELTIADCIEEIKTVLYENNISAEIIVSSSSTDRTDEIAENLGAKVIRPEKKGYGNAYLFAFKEASGEIVVILDADGTYDIKKIPAFIKEIESGSDFVMGSRLRGNIMKGAMPALHQYIGNPFLTWMLNKVFKTNISDAHCGMRAIKKEALDSLNLKTPGMEFASEMIIEAARKKLKISEVPIDYYPRRAPSNLHSFADGWRHVRFMLLYQPLPFLAIPGFFFFVMGATLMILYFLEGDVENANLHSFVLAAILFIGGLQAILMGINIKTYSVIAGYSERVGIITKIANYQNLERELFAGIIIIVAGVIMGIYIILNWIESGFGSLFQVTNAVIALTLFLSGMQIIFSAVFNSMMLINYDD from the coding sequence ATGAACGAAAACACGGCCCCAAAATCAATTAACAATCGTCCATACATCTCAGTCATACTCCCGGCCCTCAACGAAGAGCTCACCATAGCCGACTGCATCGAAGAGATCAAAACCGTCCTCTACGAAAATAACATCTCCGCCGAGATCATCGTCTCTTCGTCCTCTACCGACAGGACGGACGAGATCGCCGAAAATCTCGGGGCAAAAGTCATCAGGCCTGAAAAGAAGGGATACGGAAATGCCTATCTTTTTGCCTTCAAAGAGGCGTCCGGGGAGATCGTCGTCATACTTGATGCTGACGGGACGTATGATATCAAAAAGATTCCTGCGTTCATAAAAGAGATCGAATCAGGCTCCGATTTCGTCATGGGTAGCCGCCTCAGGGGAAATATCATGAAAGGGGCGATGCCGGCGCTTCACCAGTATATCGGAAATCCTTTCCTTACATGGATGCTGAACAAGGTATTTAAGACTAATATATCCGATGCTCACTGCGGGATGAGGGCGATTAAAAAAGAAGCCCTCGACAGCCTCAATCTTAAGACACCGGGCATGGAGTTTGCATCCGAGATGATAATCGAAGCTGCAAGAAAGAAACTGAAGATCTCCGAGGTTCCCATAGATTATTACCCGAGGAGAGCCCCTTCCAATCTTCACAGTTTTGCGGACGGATGGAGGCATGTACGGTTCATGCTGCTCTACCAGCCGCTTCCGTTCCTTGCGATTCCGGGTTTCTTCTTCTTCGTGATGGGCGCTACGCTTATGATCCTGTATTTCTTGGAGGGAGATGTCGAAAATGCAAACCTTCACTCTTTCGTTCTTGCAGCGATTCTTTTCATAGGCGGTCTCCAGGCAATCCTGATGGGCATCAATATCAAGACCTATTCGGTTATCGCAGGCTATAGTGAACGAGTGGGAATAATAACAAAAATTGCGAATTATCAAAACCTTGAGCGTGAATTATTTGCAGGGATAATCATCATTGTGGCCGGGGTTATCATGGGAATATACATAATCCTCAACTGGATTGAATCGGGATTCGGAAGCCTGTTCCAGGTCACGAATGCAGTAATTGCATTAACACTGTTTTTATCCGGGATGCAGATCATCTTCTCTGCGGTCTTCAACAGCATGATGCTGATCAATTACGATGACTAA
- a CDS encoding DUF362 domain-containing protein: MELSNKVGFVKILEHNYSGILLKTKECLELIDWKDAIHGKSCFIKINAMSSEVLPGRCSSPWVVEAVLSIIRENFPEIEIYIGDTDLAGSKQLQKAKSIWGFDEIAKKYNATFVNLAEEPVKKINFADGLVIKEIELPIILLEIDTIVNIPVLKTHCLTTITCSLKCLWGLLPRARHQLHPVVNEAIADINQFFSKTTLNILDGTIAIEGNGPKTGTPKICDVIFASKDRVALDRVAAEYMEFNYKEIPHILISEKKGIGSTNCTILGDEFVTNKFIKPTMSEDFVMNVEISLRKIPILREIVFKTPLFKLFAWGGTNYNYYIWYLKHGKKYAYDIVYNSVYKEEFLKLRGRF, from the coding sequence ATGGAATTATCAAACAAGGTTGGTTTCGTTAAAATATTGGAGCATAACTATTCAGGTATTTTATTAAAAACAAAAGAATGCTTAGAATTAATTGATTGGAAAGATGCCATTCATGGTAAAAGCTGTTTTATAAAGATAAATGCAATGTCTTCTGAAGTATTACCTGGTCGTTGTAGTAGTCCTTGGGTAGTTGAGGCTGTTTTATCAATTATTAGAGAAAATTTTCCAGAAATAGAAATATATATTGGGGACACTGATTTAGCAGGTTCAAAACAATTACAAAAAGCTAAATCTATTTGGGGTTTTGATGAAATTGCAAAAAAATATAATGCCACTTTTGTAAATCTTGCTGAAGAACCAGTAAAAAAAATTAATTTTGCGGATGGTTTGGTTATTAAAGAGATTGAATTACCAATTATCTTATTAGAGATTGATACGATTGTAAATATTCCTGTTTTAAAAACGCACTGTTTAACCACTATAACATGTTCTTTGAAGTGTTTATGGGGATTATTACCACGTGCTCGACATCAATTACATCCTGTAGTCAATGAAGCCATAGCTGATATTAATCAATTTTTTTCAAAAACCACATTAAATATTCTTGACGGCACAATTGCTATTGAGGGAAACGGCCCTAAAACAGGGACTCCAAAAATATGTGATGTAATTTTTGCGAGTAAAGATAGAGTAGCACTTGATAGAGTAGCAGCAGAATATATGGAGTTTAATTATAAAGAAATTCCTCATATTCTAATATCAGAAAAAAAGGGTATTGGGTCAACAAATTGCACAATATTGGGTGATGAATTTGTTACTAATAAATTTATCAAACCTACAATGTCTGAAGATTTTGTAATGAATGTTGAAATCTCTCTCCGTAAAATACCTATTCTTAGAGAAATTGTTTTTAAAACTCCTTTATTTAAATTATTTGCATGGGGTGGAACAAACTATAATTATTATATCTGGTATTTAAAACATGGAAAAAAATATGCATATGATATTG
- a CDS encoding SIS domain-containing protein, whose protein sequence is MTDLDYTSDFLDDAIKIINLIDKSQIQNMIDVLQTVRENEGRLFILGVGGGAGHASHAVNDFRKIAGIESYAPTDNVSELTARVNDDGWETVFVNWLKGSRLNSKDCIFVFSVGGGNEEKNVSVNLVNALRFAKEQNAKVIGVVGRDGGYTAKVSDACVIIPTVNEKTVTPQTEAFQAVVWHLIVSSPDLQKFEMKWESTK, encoded by the coding sequence ATGACAGATCTTGATTATACTTCAGATTTTCTAGACGACGCAATAAAGATCATCAACCTGATTGACAAGTCACAGATCCAGAATATGATTGACGTTTTACAGACCGTAAGAGAGAACGAAGGACGGCTTTTCATTCTCGGAGTCGGAGGCGGTGCCGGCCATGCGTCACATGCAGTGAATGATTTCAGGAAGATTGCCGGAATAGAATCCTATGCTCCTACCGATAATGTATCCGAGCTTACTGCAAGAGTCAACGACGACGGGTGGGAAACCGTTTTTGTCAATTGGCTGAAAGGAAGCCGCCTCAACTCAAAGGATTGCATCTTTGTATTCTCTGTCGGGGGAGGGAACGAAGAGAAAAACGTCAGCGTGAATCTGGTCAATGCTCTTCGTTTCGCGAAAGAACAGAATGCAAAGGTAATTGGCGTTGTCGGGCGCGATGGGGGATATACAGCAAAAGTTTCGGATGCCTGCGTCATCATCCCGACTGTCAACGAAAAGACCGTTACTCCGCAGACTGAAGCGTTCCAGGCCGTCGTCTGGCATCTTATCGTTTCAAGCCCGGATCTGCAGAAATTCGAAATGAAATGGGAAAGCACAAAATAA
- a CDS encoding GHMP family kinase ATP-binding protein, with amino-acid sequence MNNGDNQMIISRAPVRISLGGGGTDLESYYSKYGGFLISGAIDKYIYISANKRFHNTIRLSYSQTEIVNSVEDINHNIFREALNFIPPKNGDGIELVSIADVPANCGLGSSSCFTVSLLNALHAYNREYISQQQLAEEACTIEIERLGEPIGKQDQYISAFGGITTLTFEKDGKVIVEPVKMSDDAIDELERNILLYYTGIERSASDILSEQNEKSKRDESAVIESLHQIKKIGYDTKKAFETGDLEKFGELLDVHWNNKKQLSKNISNPFIDSCYETAMKNGAIGGKIMGAGGGGFFMFYAPENHDNLTKAMKEKGLRPMRFRFDFEGAKILVNIK; translated from the coding sequence ATGAATAATGGTGATAACCAGATGATCATTTCACGGGCACCTGTCAGAATTTCTCTTGGTGGAGGAGGAACAGATTTAGAGTCATATTACTCAAAATATGGCGGTTTTTTAATTTCCGGGGCTATAGACAAATATATTTATATTTCAGCTAACAAGCGCTTTCATAATACAATAAGATTAAGCTATTCTCAAACCGAGATCGTAAATAGTGTCGAGGATATTAACCACAATATTTTCCGTGAAGCCTTAAATTTCATTCCTCCAAAAAATGGAGACGGGATTGAACTTGTATCTATTGCAGATGTGCCTGCGAATTGTGGTCTTGGGTCGTCCAGTTGTTTCACAGTATCTCTTCTCAATGCTCTTCATGCCTACAATCGTGAATATATTTCACAGCAGCAACTGGCAGAAGAGGCATGTACAATTGAGATCGAAAGACTTGGAGAACCTATCGGAAAACAGGACCAGTATATTAGTGCATTTGGTGGGATCACAACTTTGACGTTTGAAAAAGATGGGAAAGTCATTGTTGAACCTGTCAAAATGAGCGATGATGCAATTGACGAGCTCGAGCGGAATATCCTGTTGTATTACACCGGAATCGAAAGAAGTGCATCGGATATACTCTCCGAACAAAATGAAAAGAGTAAAAGAGATGAATCGGCAGTCATAGAATCTCTTCACCAGATAAAAAAAATTGGATACGATACAAAAAAGGCTTTTGAAACAGGAGATCTGGAAAAATTCGGAGAACTCTTGGATGTACACTGGAATAACAAGAAACAACTTTCAAAGAACATTTCAAATCCTTTTATCGATTCCTGCTACGAAACTGCTATGAAGAACGGGGCAATCGGTGGAAAGATAATGGGTGCAGGAGGAGGCGGATTCTTCATGTTTTATGCCCCTGAAAATCATGATAATTTAACAAAGGCAATGAAAGAAAAAGGTCTTAGACCAATGAGATTCAGGTTTGATTTTGAGGGAGCAAAGATACTAGTCAATATAAAATAG
- a CDS encoding protoporphyrinogen/coproporphyrinogen oxidase, with protein sequence MKVGILGGGLTGLSLSHFLQCDSEILEKENVCGGLCRTFNKNGFYYDYGGHIIFSKDQDVLNFMVSILGNNIDKHYRNNKVLFKKLFIKYPFENGLHEIPKEDNYECLYYYLNNDYPKPNNFKEWVYYTFGKGIAEKYLIPYNEKIWNTNLEEMGLDWVERVPKPPMEDILRSAIGIETEGYTHQLYFYYPVNRGIQGLIEAIDSSNINSNVIKNFEVKKICKKENKWIVSNGIEHKIYDRIISTIPIFDLLQALEDVPSQVQDAAKKLQYNSLIIVMIGLNVDNLSDKTAVYIPDKKHLFHRVCFNKYFSENMVPNGKSSIMVEITANIGDNIWNLSDEDLIKNVISSLSEEGFLKKEDVCETDLRRTKYAYVIPDLEYSKNIDFIKSYLKTQEIELCGRFSEYKYLNMDACIRSAMDLAKKINNNILGESV encoded by the coding sequence ATGAAAGTTGGTATTTTGGGAGGTGGATTGACAGGACTGTCATTAAGCCATTTCCTACAATGTGATTCAGAAATCCTTGAGAAAGAAAATGTTTGTGGAGGATTGTGCAGAACTTTCAATAAAAATGGTTTCTACTATGATTATGGAGGACATATTATTTTTTCAAAAGATCAAGATGTTCTTAATTTCATGGTCTCTATTTTAGGAAATAATATTGATAAGCATTATCGAAATAATAAAGTATTATTTAAAAAATTATTTATTAAATATCCTTTTGAAAATGGATTACATGAAATTCCTAAAGAAGATAACTATGAATGTCTTTATTATTATCTTAATAATGACTATCCTAAACCAAATAATTTTAAAGAATGGGTTTATTATACCTTCGGAAAAGGGATTGCAGAGAAATATTTAATTCCCTATAATGAAAAGATATGGAATACAAATCTGGAAGAAATGGGTCTAGATTGGGTTGAAAGAGTTCCAAAGCCTCCGATGGAGGACATCCTAAGATCTGCTATAGGGATAGAAACCGAGGGATATACGCATCAATTATATTTCTACTATCCAGTAAACAGAGGTATACAAGGTTTAATCGAAGCCATTGATAGTAGTAATATAAATTCTAATGTAATCAAAAACTTTGAAGTTAAAAAGATCTGTAAAAAGGAAAATAAATGGATTGTGAGCAATGGTATTGAACACAAAATATATGATAGAATTATCTCAACCATACCAATTTTTGATTTATTGCAAGCTCTTGAGGATGTACCTTCTCAAGTCCAAGATGCTGCAAAAAAACTTCAGTATAATTCATTGATTATCGTAATGATAGGTTTAAACGTAGATAATCTTTCAGACAAAACAGCAGTATATATTCCAGATAAAAAACATTTATTCCATCGTGTTTGCTTTAATAAGTATTTTAGTGAAAATATGGTTCCTAATGGTAAATCATCAATCATGGTAGAAATTACTGCAAATATTGGTGATAATATTTGGAATCTGAGCGATGAAGATCTTATAAAAAATGTTATTTCCAGTCTTTCAGAAGAAGGTTTTCTGAAAAAAGAAGATGTTTGCGAAACTGATTTAAGAAGAACGAAATATGCTTATGTAATACCAGATCTTGAATACTCCAAAAACATAGATTTTATTAAATCTTATCTAAAAACTCAAGAGATCGAATTATGTGGTCGTTTTTCAGAGTATAAATATCTTAATATGGATGCATGTATACGTAGTGCGATGGACTTAGCTAAGAAAATTAACAACAATATATTAGGAGAATCTGTATGA
- a CDS encoding transaldolase: MSGLPQFKIKLYADGADLNGMREEYKKGIASGFTTNPTLMKKAGVKSYKEFAKTVLKEIPDLPISFEVFSDDLEDMEKEAREIDSWGDNVYIKIPVTNTKGVSTAPIVKKLSGDGLKLNVTAILTLEQVKKVADALSPDTPSIVSVFAGRIADTGRDPMPIMKEAVEILKSKPKTELLWASTREILNLIQAESCGCHIITITNDILKKVPQVGKDLSQLSLETVQMFYDDAQSAGYKI, translated from the coding sequence ATGAGCGGATTACCACAGTTTAAAATCAAACTCTATGCCGATGGTGCGGACCTGAACGGAATGAGAGAGGAGTATAAAAAGGGAATCGCGAGTGGTTTTACGACAAATCCTACTTTAATGAAAAAAGCAGGGGTCAAGAGCTACAAAGAATTTGCAAAAACCGTTCTCAAAGAGATCCCGGACCTTCCTATTTCTTTCGAGGTATTCTCAGACGATCTTGAAGACATGGAAAAGGAAGCAAGGGAAATTGACAGCTGGGGAGATAATGTCTATATCAAAATCCCTGTTACAAACACAAAAGGTGTAAGTACTGCACCGATCGTCAAAAAACTGTCAGGTGACGGATTAAAGCTTAACGTCACTGCAATACTTACACTTGAGCAGGTAAAGAAAGTTGCAGATGCTCTTTCTCCTGATACTCCAAGTATTGTATCGGTCTTCGCAGGGAGAATTGCGGATACAGGTAGAGATCCGATGCCGATAATGAAAGAGGCCGTCGAGATTCTCAAATCAAAACCTAAGACGGAACTCCTCTGGGCAAGTACAAGAGAAATCCTGAATCTCATCCAGGCAGAGTCCTGCGGATGCCATATCATTACGATTACAAATGACATCCTGAAGAAAGTTCCACAGGTAGGAAAGGATCTCAGCCAGCTCTCGCTTGAGACCGTTCAGATGTTTTATGACGACGCACAGAGTGCGGGGTATAAAATATAG
- a CDS encoding D-glycero-alpha-D-manno-heptose-1,7-bisphosphate 7-phosphatase: MKKAVFLDRDGVINRLVLNHETGEYEPPHSPGELVLFPGVIPSLHSLSSAGFELFLISNQPDYAKGKTTLENLKAVHEKLDVIFIKSRIHFKDYFYCYHHPDGIVPEYSCVCECRKPKPYFLLKAAKDYDIDLSESWIVGDRDSDIECGEAAGTRTIQIEEKHSARYRGSVRPDFYAGDLTEAVNIILKSKISDADCE; encoded by the coding sequence ATGAAAAAAGCGGTTTTTCTTGACAGGGACGGAGTTATTAACAGGCTTGTTTTAAATCATGAAACAGGAGAGTACGAACCGCCGCATTCACCCGGAGAACTGGTTTTGTTCCCAGGTGTCATTCCGTCCCTTCATTCATTATCCAGTGCAGGCTTTGAACTGTTTTTAATATCCAACCAACCCGATTATGCAAAAGGAAAGACGACTCTTGAGAACCTGAAAGCGGTTCACGAGAAATTGGACGTGATCTTTATAAAATCAAGAATTCATTTTAAGGATTATTTTTATTGTTATCATCACCCTGACGGAATTGTTCCTGAATATTCATGTGTATGTGAATGTAGAAAGCCCAAACCTTATTTTCTGCTGAAGGCGGCAAAAGATTATGATATCGATCTCTCAGAATCGTGGATAGTCGGGGATCGCGATTCTGATATCGAGTGCGGGGAGGCAGCAGGAACACGGACAATTCAAATTGAAGAAAAGCATTCTGCAAGGTACAGGGGTTCTGTCAGGCCGGATTTTTATGCAGGGGATCTTACTGAAGCCGTAAATATAATACTTAAATCTAAAATTTCAGATGCTGATTGTGAATAA
- a CDS encoding NAD-dependent epimerase/dehydratase family protein yields MKAFVTGGAGFIGSHLVDYLMKLGSVTVYDNFSSGRKEFIQHHTGKSNFSLIEGDLLDLEKVKVAMSGHDIVFHLAANPDARLGNMDTSLDLNQETIVTYNVLESMRTNNIKKIVFSSSGTIYGEVPVEPIKEDYGPTLPISLYGAGKLASEGLISAFCNTFDMQAWIFRFANIIGDRGTHGVIYDFINKLKKNSSELEILGDGLQEKPYLEVNDCIEGILFGLNNSDERVNVYNLGCDSSTNVNKIAEMVVTEMGLPNVKMNYTGTDRGWPGDVPQYRCDCEKINKLGWKAKSSSDEAVLYSVKKLVKELEA; encoded by the coding sequence ATGAAAGCGTTTGTAACAGGCGGTGCCGGCTTTATTGGAAGCCATCTGGTTGATTATTTAATGAAATTAGGCAGTGTGACAGTATATGACAATTTTTCTTCAGGGAGGAAGGAATTCATACAACATCATACAGGAAAATCCAATTTTTCATTAATTGAAGGAGATCTATTAGATCTTGAAAAAGTTAAAGTGGCTATGTCAGGTCACGATATTGTTTTTCATCTTGCTGCAAATCCTGATGCACGACTGGGAAATATGGATACTTCGTTAGACCTGAACCAAGAAACTATAGTAACATATAATGTTCTTGAATCGATGAGAACAAATAACATAAAAAAAATTGTTTTTTCTTCAAGCGGGACGATATATGGGGAAGTGCCTGTCGAACCGATAAAAGAAGATTATGGCCCGACACTTCCGATCTCTCTATATGGAGCAGGAAAATTGGCTTCAGAAGGATTAATTAGTGCATTTTGTAATACATTTGATATGCAGGCATGGATATTCCGGTTTGCCAATATTATAGGGGATCGCGGAACACATGGTGTCATTTATGATTTTATAAATAAATTAAAGAAAAATTCATCAGAATTAGAGATTTTAGGCGATGGTTTACAAGAAAAACCATATCTTGAAGTAAACGACTGTATTGAAGGTATACTTTTTGGACTGAATAATTCAGATGAAAGAGTAAATGTCTATAACCTTGGTTGTGATTCTTCAACAAATGTGAATAAAATCGCAGAAATGGTAGTAACAGAAATGGGATTGCCAAATGTAAAAATGAATTATACCGGGACAGACAGAGGGTGGCCGGGAGATGTACCTCAGTATAGATGCGACTGTGAAAAAATAAACAAATTAGGCTGGAAAGCAAAATCTTCTTCAGATGAAGCAGTCCTGTACTCTGTAAAAAAATTAGTAAAAGAATTAGAGGCTTAA
- a CDS encoding YczE/YyaS/YitT family protein, producing MSGIKRNTVLNLFVMTSGLFIMTLGIAVSAKAGLGTTPISCLPYVLSLAFPLTFGMFTFIINCFFVLFQYMILKDRFESYQLLQVPLIFVFGVFTDYSMFLMSGLEITGYYWQWAFCLLSCVIVAFGVALLFKGNLLMMAGDAFVRAVSQGTKFEFGSVKIGFDTSMVVIATIVSVIVFSAFNGVREGTIVAAVLVGLIVKFFVPRLSFMDRLFCENMPKDDLPANRN from the coding sequence TTGTCAGGCATAAAAAGAAATACGGTCCTGAATCTTTTCGTCATGACTTCGGGACTTTTCATAATGACTCTCGGCATCGCCGTTTCCGCAAAGGCAGGGCTCGGGACGACTCCCATATCATGTCTGCCGTATGTCCTGAGTCTCGCGTTCCCCCTTACATTCGGGATGTTTACGTTTATAATCAACTGCTTCTTCGTTCTCTTTCAGTACATGATCCTCAAAGACAGGTTCGAATCATATCAGCTTCTCCAGGTTCCACTGATATTCGTCTTCGGCGTGTTTACCGACTACTCTATGTTCCTGATGTCGGGACTCGAGATTACCGGGTATTACTGGCAGTGGGCGTTCTGTCTCTTAAGCTGCGTGATAGTCGCCTTTGGCGTCGCCCTGCTCTTCAAGGGAAATTTATTGATGATGGCTGGAGATGCCTTCGTCCGGGCGGTTTCACAGGGGACGAAGTTCGAATTTGGATCTGTAAAGATCGGGTTCGATACATCCATGGTTGTTATTGCGACCATTGTATCGGTTATTGTGTTCTCGGCCTTCAACGGGGTTCGCGAAGGCACGATTGTTGCTGCCGTTCTGGTCGGATTGATCGTAAAGTTCTTTGTGCCGAGACTGTCGTTTATGGACAGGCTGTTTTGTGAAAATATGCCGAAGGACGATCTTCCGGCAAACCGGAACTGA